In the Portunus trituberculatus isolate SZX2019 chromosome 21, ASM1759143v1, whole genome shotgun sequence genome, one interval contains:
- the LOC123507242 gene encoding WD repeat domain-containing protein 83-like yields the protein MSSGEGPPTHLVRVLECKQGAVRAVRFNVDGGYCLTCGSDKSVKLWNPHKGTLLHTYAGHGYEVLDARGSCDNSLIGSCGLDKSVMMWNVSTGESLRKFRGHAARVNCVCFNEESTVILSGSMDGKVKVWDLRSRRNDPIQDLDEAKDSVMTVSISSHLILTASLDGYTRVYDLRNGQLTSNCIGESVTCASLSGDSQCILTSSLGSSLRLMDRETGELLAQYSGHNSKDYKVESCFTPSDTHVMSGSEDGCVYCWDLVQSTLTNKLEHRGSTVVHSLNPHPSQPFLLTASLGQVWLWSAHPQT from the exons ATGTCATCTGGGGAGGGTCCACCAACCCATCTGGTGCGTGTACTGGAGTGCAAGCAAGGAGCGGTGAGGGCTGTCAGGTTCAATG TGGATGGGGGCTACTGTCTAACCTGTGGTTCTGATAAATCAGTCAAGCTATGGAACCCTCACAAAGGAACCCTCCTACACACCTATGCTGGCCATGGATACGAGGTCCTGGACGCTAGGGGTTCCTGTGACAACTC ACTCATTGGGTCGTGCGGTCTGGATAAATCAGTAATGATGTGGAACGTGAGCACTGGAGAGTCACTGCGCAAGTTTCGAGGTCATGCAGCGAGGGTGAATTGTGTATGCTTCAATGAGGAGTCGACAGTCATACTGTCTGGTTCCATGGATGGCAAGGTCAAGGTATGGGACTTGCGCAGCCGCAGGAATGACCCCATTCAG GACTTAGATGAAGCCAAGGACTCTGTGATGACAGTGAGCATTTCATCCCACCTGATCTTGACGGCGTCTCTGGATGGCTACACCAGAGTGTATGACCTTCGCAATGGTCAGCTCACCTCAAACTGCATTGGTG AGAGTGTGACGTGTGCCTCCCTCAGTGGGGACAGCCAGTGCATTCTGACCTCCAGCCTTGGCTCCTCCCTGAGACTCATGGACCGAGAGACGGGAGAGCTCCTTGCCCAGTACTCAGGCCACAACAGCAAAGACTATAag GTGGAGAGTTGCTTCACACCCTCTGACACCCACGTAATGTCAGGCTCTGAGGATGGTTGTGTCTACTGCTGGGACCTTGTGCAGTCCACTCTCACCAATAA ACTAGAGCATCGAGGCAGTACAGTGGTCCACTCCCTGAACCCACACCCTTCCCAACCCTTCCTGCTCACTGCTTCCCTGGGTCAAGTGTGGCTGTGGTCAGCACATCCACAGACCTGA
- the LOC123507243 gene encoding small integral membrane protein 14-like, with translation MADGGFDPCECVWSHEMAMRRLLSLLRQSQSYCTDNECFSELPGPSSSITTGGMENTTLLAVMWTFLAFVLFLMRPSSLRSDPNAKPANSNQDDGAPPSPPTAN, from the exons ATGGCCGATGGAGGATTTGAtccgtgtgagtgtgtgtggagcCACGAGATGGCCATGAGGCGACTCCTATCTCTG CTGCGGCAATCCCAGAGTTACTGCACAGATAATGAGTGCTTCTCAGAGT TGCCAGGGCCAAGTTCTTCCATCACAACAGGTGGTATGGAGAACACCACACTGCTGGCTGTTATGTGGACCTTCTTGGCTTTTGTTCTGTTCCTCATGAGACCCAGCTCCCTGCGCTCTGACCCCAATGCCAAGCCTGCAAACAGTAACCAG GACGATGgtgctcccccctcccctccgaCAGCCAACTAA